The region TCCCGTTTTAGTTCGTCAAGTAAGTCCAGAATCTGTGCCTGTATAGCAACATCGAGTGCCGAAATAATCTCATCGCAGATTAACACTTTGGGTTGGAGGGTTAACGCCCTTGCAATTACAATACGCTGACGCTGTCCGCCAGAGAACTCGTGAGGATAACGATAAAAACTGCTTTCGGGCAACTTTACCTTATCCAGAAGATTTAAAACAATCCGCTTGGCATCCTCCGTTTTTGTAACCAATCCGTGATAAAGCATTGGCTCCATAAGAGCCTGCCCAACAGTTAAGCGCGGATTTAACGATGAGTAAGGATCCTGAAAAATCAACTGAACCTCTCGTCTAAATTTCAGCATTTCGGTCCTCGAAAATTCTTCAATGGGTTTCCCTTTGTAGAGTACATTGCCCGAGTTTTTCTTTATCAATCTGAGTATTGACCTCCCTATTGTGCTTTTTCCAGAACCGGACTCGCCAACCAATCCGAGAGTTTCTCCTTCAAGCAAATCGAAACTTACCTTGTTTACTGCAATAAACAGATTCAATAATCGCTTAAAAAACTTGTTTTGCTTGCCATACAGCACCTCAAGATTGCTTACACTAAAAATTTTAGGCTTAGCGAGTTCTGTCGAAAATGAACTATTTGGAGAGTTAAGTGATTTTCGGAAATTGATTAATGCCTGTGTATATTGATGATTTGGTGAGTTAAACACCTCCTTTGCATTTCCACTCTCAACAATTTCGCCAAGTTTCATCACTATAACTTTATCAGCAACTTCTTCAACTACACTTAAATCGTGGGAAATAAAAATAATTCCAACGTGGTGCTTATCTCTAATATCACTTAGCAACGACAGAATGCT is a window of Tenuifilaceae bacterium CYCD DNA encoding:
- the yliA gene encoding glutathione ABC transporter ATP-binding protein GsiA, with amino-acid sequence MLSVENLTVAFGSNEVVKGISFHLNSGEILGIVGESGSGKSISSLCIMGLLPNNAIVKSGSILFTKDNSSSVDLVKISDEEHRQLRGKDIAMIFQEPQTSLNPSMRCGKQLLESVELNLGLKGKSAENRCLELLSEMQLPYPIKIYKSYPHQLSGGQKQRVMIALALAGNPKLLIADEPTTALDVTVQKSILSLLSDIRDKHHVGIIFISHDLSVVEEVADKVIVMKLGEIVESGNAKEVFNSPNHQYTQALINFRKSLNSPNSSFSTELAKPKIFSVSNLEVLYGKQNKFFKRLLNLFIAVNKVSFDLLEGETLGLVGESGSGKSTIGRSILRLIKKNSGNVLYKGKPIEEFSRTEMLKFRREVQLIFQDPYSSLNPRLTVGQALMEPMLYHGLVTKTEDAKRIVLNLLDKVKLPESSFYRYPHEFSGGQRQRIVIARALTLQPKVLICDEIISALDVAIQAQILDLLDELKRDFNLTYLFISHDLGVVRHISDRVIVLQHGNIIELGPVNEIFDRPQSDYTKNLIDSVPGLKS